One region of Thermus thermamylovorans genomic DNA includes:
- a CDS encoding S8 family peptidase gives MRHLAFAVLLAGLALLLAACPQTPPPPVNPADCPVGPLGAQGAEEPLRLQGLGRFAGEYVPGELLVLPQPGLSLQALRAEGVEPQEALSQGLLRVKVPKGQEEAKARALLRAGAQYVQPNYLYRPLRTPNDPFYATHQRAYLDGLVGLEAAWNQSTGRGCPPLIAVLDTGILDHEDFQTSKYLPAGVNLDVADGDADPTDRSADRGHGLAVASVLGADTQNGRGMAGVTWGGYIVPIKVFPDGGRGTTATLLEGVRLARSLGVRVANISLGANVYDPPLDEELTRARAQGMVIVAAAGNYESPYPGYSSGGPVLFPASSPSTLAVGAVDQDRRRASFSALGPELDLVAPGVGVLVAAPSGGYARSSGTSFASPIVAGVAALYMSRYASERKEWPTPDQVYTCLTQTAEDLGPAGKDDEYGFGLVRADRVLTDTTYCFP, from the coding sequence ATGAGGCATCTGGCCTTCGCTGTCCTGCTCGCCGGCCTCGCCCTCCTCCTCGCCGCCTGCCCCCAGACGCCCCCGCCTCCCGTAAACCCTGCCGACTGCCCCGTGGGCCCCTTGGGGGCGCAGGGCGCGGAGGAGCCCCTCCGCCTCCAAGGCTTGGGCCGCTTTGCCGGGGAATACGTGCCCGGGGAGCTCCTGGTGCTTCCCCAGCCGGGGCTTTCCCTCCAGGCCCTGCGGGCTGAGGGAGTGGAGCCCCAGGAGGCCCTTTCCCAAGGCCTCTTGCGGGTGAAGGTGCCCAAAGGGCAGGAGGAGGCCAAGGCCCGGGCCCTCCTCCGGGCGGGGGCGCAGTACGTGCAGCCCAACTATCTCTACCGCCCCCTGCGGACGCCCAACGACCCCTTCTATGCCACCCACCAGAGGGCATACCTCGACGGCCTGGTGGGGTTGGAGGCGGCCTGGAACCAGAGCACGGGCCGGGGGTGCCCGCCCCTCATCGCGGTGCTGGACACAGGCATCCTGGACCATGAGGACTTTCAGACCAGCAAGTACCTCCCCGCAGGCGTCAACCTGGATGTGGCCGATGGGGACGCCGACCCCACCGACCGGAGCGCCGACCGGGGCCACGGCCTCGCCGTGGCCAGCGTCCTGGGGGCGGACACCCAAAATGGCCGGGGCATGGCCGGGGTGACCTGGGGGGGCTACATCGTGCCCATCAAGGTGTTCCCTGACGGAGGCAGGGGCACCACCGCCACCCTCCTGGAGGGAGTGCGGCTCGCCCGAAGCCTGGGGGTGCGGGTCGCCAACATCTCTCTGGGCGCCAATGTGTACGACCCCCCATTGGATGAGGAGCTGACCCGAGCTCGAGCCCAGGGGATGGTGATCGTGGCGGCGGCGGGGAATTATGAGAGCCCGTACCCAGGGTACTCTTCGGGAGGTCCGGTCCTGTTCCCCGCCAGCAGCCCCAGCACCCTGGCCGTGGGGGCGGTGGACCAGGACCGAAGGCGGGCCTCCTTCTCCGCCCTTGGCCCGGAGCTGGACCTGGTGGCCCCCGGGGTGGGGGTTTTGGTGGCCGCCCCTTCCGGAGGGTACGCCAGGTCTAGCGGCACCTCCTTCGCCAGCCCCATTGTGGCTGGGGTGGCGGCCCTTTATATGAGCCGGTACGCCAGCGAGCGCAAGGAATGGCCCACGCCGGACCAGGTGTACACCTGCTTGACCCAGACCGCCGAGGACCTGGGCCCCGCGGGGAAGGACGACGAGTACGGCTTCGGCCTGGTGCGGGCCGACCGGGTGCTGACCGACACCACCTACTGCTTCCCCTAA
- a CDS encoding ABC transporter substrate-binding protein, with product MKIFHELLGPLDLPDRFGRIVSLAPNLTDALFALGVGDRLVGRSAFCHRPAEVLSLPVLASYTKTRTDLLRSLKPDLVLLSTGVQREQALRLKEEGFPAYAVPLPTSPYGILENLSTLGHLLDLEERAAELAHGLAERYGRLKGRFDLKVYFEMDLGGPITVGRGSYIAQALLHLGLKPIFLDLPQAYFPPDLEEVKRRRPDLFLYEPKPWGKNPLAKARALAEERGWDFPVAATDGDELAHYGPMFFAFLEKLADRVAETLGQA from the coding sequence ATGAAAATCTTCCACGAGCTTCTCGGCCCCCTAGACCTCCCCGACCGCTTCGGGCGCATCGTGAGCCTGGCCCCCAACCTGACGGACGCCCTTTTCGCCCTGGGGGTGGGGGATAGGCTGGTGGGCCGGAGCGCCTTCTGCCACCGCCCGGCGGAGGTGCTTTCCCTGCCGGTCCTGGCCTCCTACACCAAGACCCGCACCGACCTCCTCCGGAGCCTGAAGCCCGATTTGGTCCTCCTCTCCACCGGGGTGCAGCGGGAGCAGGCCCTCAGGCTCAAGGAGGAGGGCTTTCCCGCCTACGCGGTGCCCTTGCCCACGAGCCCCTACGGCATCCTGGAAAACCTCTCCACCCTGGGCCACCTTCTGGACCTGGAGGAGCGGGCCGCGGAGCTGGCCCACGGGCTGGCCGAGCGCTACGGCCGCCTCAAGGGGCGGTTTGACCTGAAGGTCTACTTTGAAATGGACCTGGGCGGGCCCATCACCGTGGGCCGGGGGAGCTACATCGCCCAGGCCCTCCTCCACCTGGGCCTTAAGCCCATCTTCCTGGACCTGCCCCAGGCCTACTTCCCCCCGGACCTGGAGGAGGTCAAGCGCCGCAGGCCCGACCTCTTCCTCTACGAGCCCAAACCCTGGGGCAAGAACCCCCTGGCGAAGGCGAGGGCCCTGGCGGAGGAGCGGGGGTGGGACTTTCCCGTGGCCGCCACCGATGGGGACGAGCTGGCCCACTACGGGCCCATGTTCTTCGCCTTCCTGGAGAAGCTGGCGGACCGGGTGGCGGAAACCTTAGGCCAGGCTTAA
- the hisD gene encoding histidinol dehydrogenase has protein sequence MIYLAAEVRERFARRGLALDPEVEERVRAILQAVREEGDAALDRLSLELDGHPVEEIPKRAWREAYEDLDEGFRDALETAKERIEAFYREEAKGGFLKADESGLLGQLVRPLARVGVYVPGGSAPLLSSLLMTVVPAKVAGVGEVIVASPPRVHPGVLAAAWVAGADRLFAMGGAQAIAALAYGTGRVPRVDKIVGPGNAYVVAAKRQVYGAVGIDGLAGPTETLIVADGSASPKLLAADLLAQAEHGPDSEPWLLSPDRALLERVEAELARQLQDLPRAPVARRALERGGLVLTEDLEEALELANLYAPEHLCLALADPLPWLGRVQNAGGVFLGEGSPEALGDYIAGPSHVMPTSGTARFQGGLSVRDFLKVIPVMGLSEGAVKVLAQKGALLARAEGLEGHARSLDLRQ, from the coding sequence ATGATCTACCTTGCGGCGGAGGTGAGGGAGCGCTTCGCCCGCCGGGGCCTGGCCCTCGACCCGGAGGTGGAAGAGAGGGTGCGGGCCATCCTCCAGGCGGTGCGGGAGGAGGGGGATGCCGCTTTGGACCGGCTCAGCCTGGAGCTGGACGGCCACCCGGTGGAGGAGATCCCCAAAAGGGCCTGGCGGGAGGCCTACGAGGACCTGGACGAGGGGTTCAGGGACGCCCTGGAGACGGCCAAGGAGCGCATAGAGGCCTTTTATCGGGAAGAGGCCAAAGGGGGTTTCTTGAAGGCGGACGAAAGCGGCCTCCTGGGCCAGCTGGTCCGCCCCCTCGCCCGGGTGGGGGTGTACGTCCCCGGGGGCAGCGCCCCCCTCCTCTCCAGCCTCCTCATGACCGTGGTCCCCGCCAAGGTGGCCGGGGTGGGGGAGGTGATCGTGGCCAGCCCCCCCAGGGTCCACCCCGGGGTCCTGGCCGCGGCCTGGGTGGCGGGGGCGGACCGGCTTTTCGCCATGGGCGGGGCCCAGGCCATCGCCGCCCTGGCCTACGGGACGGGGCGGGTGCCCCGGGTGGACAAGATCGTGGGCCCGGGCAACGCCTACGTGGTGGCGGCCAAGCGCCAGGTGTATGGCGCCGTGGGGATCGACGGTCTGGCGGGGCCCACGGAGACCCTGATCGTGGCCGACGGCTCCGCCTCCCCAAAGCTCCTCGCCGCCGACCTCCTGGCCCAGGCGGAGCACGGCCCCGACTCCGAGCCCTGGCTCCTCTCCCCCGACCGGGCCCTCCTGGAGCGGGTGGAGGCGGAGCTCGCCCGGCAGCTTCAGGACCTTCCCCGGGCCCCCGTCGCCCGCCGGGCCCTGGAGCGGGGGGGGCTGGTCCTCACGGAGGACCTCGAGGAGGCCTTGGAGCTGGCCAACCTCTACGCCCCCGAGCACCTCTGCCTGGCCCTGGCGGACCCCCTGCCCTGGCTGGGGAGGGTGCAGAACGCTGGGGGGGTCTTCCTGGGGGAGGGGAGCCCCGAGGCCCTGGGGGACTACATCGCCGGGCCCAGCCACGTGATGCCCACCTCGGGCACTGCCCGCTTCCAGGGGGGGCTTTCGGTGCGGGACTTCCTCAAGGTCATTCCGGTGATGGGCCTGAGCGAGGGCGCGGTGAAGGTGTTGGCCCAGAAGGGGGCCCTCCTGGCCCGGGCGGAGGGCCTCGAGGGCCACGCCCGCTCCTTGGACCTAAGGCAATGA
- a CDS encoding uracil-DNA glycosylase: MTLELLQAQAQACTACRLAEGRTRVVFGEGDPDARLMFVGEGPGEEEDRTGRPFVGKAGQLLDRILEAAGIPRASVYIANIVKCRPPGNRAPLPDEARVCTDRWLRKQIELVAPQIIVPLGGVAAEFFLGEKAPITKVRGRWHEWHGIRVFPMFHPAYLLRNPSRAPGSPKHLTWLDIQEVKRALDSLPPKERRQVRAVSQEPLF, translated from the coding sequence ATGACCCTGGAGCTCCTGCAAGCCCAGGCCCAGGCCTGCACCGCCTGCCGCTTGGCGGAGGGCAGAACCCGGGTGGTCTTTGGAGAGGGGGACCCGGACGCCCGCCTCATGTTCGTGGGGGAGGGACCGGGGGAGGAGGAAGACCGCACGGGCCGCCCCTTCGTGGGCAAGGCGGGGCAGCTTCTGGACCGCATCCTGGAAGCCGCCGGCATCCCCCGGGCCTCGGTCTACATCGCCAACATCGTGAAGTGCCGCCCCCCGGGCAACCGCGCCCCCCTGCCCGACGAGGCCAGGGTCTGCACGGACAGGTGGCTCCGCAAGCAGATCGAGCTGGTCGCCCCTCAGATCATCGTCCCCCTGGGGGGGGTGGCGGCGGAGTTCTTCCTGGGGGAAAAAGCCCCCATCACCAAGGTGCGGGGAAGGTGGCACGAGTGGCACGGGATCCGGGTCTTCCCCATGTTCCACCCCGCCTACCTCCTGAGGAACCCGAGCCGCGCCCCGGGAAGCCCCAAGCACCTCACCTGGCTGGACATCCAGGAGGTGAAGCGGGCCCTGGACAGCCTGCCCCCCAAGGAGCGCCGCCAGGTGCGGGCGGTGAGCCAGGAGCCCCTCTTCTAA
- the modA gene encoding molybdate ABC transporter substrate-binding protein, producing the protein MVRVCWSLVLALSLGTALAQSQVRVVAAADLQYALAELAQAFEARNPGVRVVLSFGSSGKFYTQLTQGLEADLFFSAEDIYPRLLEERGLTEPGTRALYAIGRMAIWLDRRLGLRPGPEALRDPRITRLAIANPVHAPYGRAGLTLLEHHGLLRRLPNPPLSGLPRPFPELAWEEIPWESLTRGVEAYWDLGPLRQGKPRFEFVYGENISQAAQMALTTTQAGILALPLVVHESLSRPGVYWVAPLESHLRLEQSFVILRGRARPEVVALHRFVQSAEGRGILRRYGFILPGE; encoded by the coding sequence GTGGTACGCGTTTGCTGGAGCCTAGTCCTCGCCCTAAGCCTGGGAACGGCCCTGGCGCAAAGCCAGGTACGGGTGGTGGCCGCCGCCGACCTGCAGTATGCCCTGGCCGAGCTGGCCCAGGCCTTCGAGGCCAGGAACCCAGGCGTGCGGGTGGTGCTCTCCTTCGGCTCCTCGGGCAAGTTCTACACCCAGCTCACCCAGGGCCTCGAGGCGGACCTCTTCTTCTCCGCGGAGGACATCTACCCCCGGCTCCTGGAGGAAAGGGGCCTGACCGAGCCGGGGACCCGGGCCCTTTACGCCATCGGCCGCATGGCCATCTGGCTGGACCGCAGGCTGGGCCTGCGCCCTGGGCCGGAAGCCCTAAGGGACCCCCGGATCACCCGGCTGGCCATCGCCAACCCGGTGCACGCCCCCTACGGCCGGGCAGGCCTCACCCTTCTGGAACACCACGGCCTCCTCCGCCGCCTCCCCAACCCGCCCCTTTCCGGCCTGCCCCGGCCCTTCCCCGAACTGGCCTGGGAGGAGATCCCCTGGGAAAGCCTCACCCGCGGAGTGGAGGCCTACTGGGACCTGGGACCCTTGCGCCAGGGCAAGCCCCGCTTCGAGTTCGTCTACGGGGAGAACATCTCCCAGGCCGCCCAAATGGCCCTCACCACCACCCAAGCGGGCATCCTGGCCCTGCCCCTGGTGGTCCACGAAAGCCTCTCCCGTCCCGGGGTCTACTGGGTAGCTCCCCTGGAGAGCCATCTGCGCCTGGAGCAGAGCTTCGTGATCCTAAGGGGCCGGGCCCGCCCGGAGGTGGTGGCCCTCCACCGCTTCGTCCAGTCGGCGGAGGGGAGGGGCATCCTGCGCCGCTACGGCTTCATCCTGCCGGGGGAGTAG
- the modB gene encoding molybdate ABC transporter permease subunit, which yields MPEEAFWVALELSLRVALVTSFLLVLLGLPLGWTLAFKRFPGKPVVEAVFLLPLVLPPTVLGFYVLLFLGPDGPWLRLTGLSWAFRFEGLVFASVLFSLPFALTAYREAFLSLDRNLLEVARTLGAPWWKVWLKVIFPLVWPGLLSGTLLAFAHTLGEFGVVLMVGGSIPGKTQMVSIYLYDLVQALRFQDAARAALVLLFLSLAILVVVRVLEGRWRAWKSTTG from the coding sequence ATGCCCGAGGAAGCCTTCTGGGTAGCCCTGGAGCTCTCCTTGCGGGTGGCCCTGGTCACCTCCTTCCTCCTGGTCCTCCTGGGCCTGCCCCTGGGCTGGACCCTGGCCTTCAAGCGCTTCCCTGGGAAACCCGTGGTGGAGGCGGTTTTCCTCCTGCCCCTGGTCCTTCCCCCCACGGTCCTGGGGTTTTACGTCCTCCTCTTCCTGGGACCCGACGGGCCCTGGCTCCGCCTCACGGGCCTTTCCTGGGCCTTCCGCTTCGAAGGCCTGGTCTTCGCCAGCGTCCTCTTCAGCCTGCCCTTCGCCCTCACCGCCTACCGGGAGGCCTTCCTCTCCCTGGACCGCAACCTCCTGGAGGTGGCCCGCACCCTGGGGGCCCCCTGGTGGAAGGTGTGGCTCAAGGTGATCTTCCCCCTGGTCTGGCCGGGGCTCCTCTCCGGCACCCTCCTGGCCTTCGCCCACACCCTGGGAGAGTTCGGGGTGGTGCTCATGGTGGGGGGGTCCATCCCCGGTAAGACCCAGATGGTGAGCATCTACCTCTACGACCTGGTGCAGGCCCTAAGGTTCCAGGACGCGGCCCGGGCGGCTTTGGTGCTCCTCTTCCTCAGCCTGGCCATCCTGGTGGTGGTGCGGGTCCTGGAGGGGAGGTGGCGGGCGTGGAAGTCCACTACCGGATAA
- a CDS encoding ABC transporter ATP-binding protein yields the protein MAGVEVHYRIRRPILLEARFQVRGFTALLGESGVGKTTLLKALAGLIPAEGRPFAGLPPERRPVGYLPQDLALFPHMTAWENVAFPLAGPDRQERALALLERVGLREHAGKRPAQLSGGQKQRVALARALAREPELLLLDEPTSSLDPLTKGRVLGELVELIRREGVPALAVSHDPDLARMADWLLVMGRGRILQEGPPEEVLAAPKEVEVARLLGYENLFPVRLREGGVEVQGVFLRLPLPPWARPGEAAWLGVRAEEVLVVREDRPLPRENLLEGVLEGLHPEGLAYRGRLAGPIPLNLLLPRHVQERLRLLPGQRVRVVLKPRYLHLMPGEAKEDLEGKPKLVP from the coding sequence GTGGCGGGCGTGGAAGTCCACTACCGGATAAGGCGGCCCATCCTCCTGGAGGCCCGCTTCCAGGTGCGGGGCTTCACCGCCCTCCTGGGGGAAAGCGGGGTGGGCAAGACCACCCTCCTCAAGGCCCTGGCAGGCCTGATCCCCGCGGAGGGCCGCCCTTTTGCGGGGCTTCCCCCAGAAAGGCGCCCTGTGGGCTACCTGCCCCAGGACCTGGCCCTTTTCCCCCACATGACCGCCTGGGAGAACGTGGCCTTCCCCCTCGCGGGGCCGGACCGCCAGGAGCGGGCCCTGGCCCTCCTGGAGCGGGTGGGCCTACGGGAGCACGCGGGGAAGCGCCCGGCCCAGCTCTCCGGAGGGCAGAAACAGCGGGTGGCCCTGGCGCGGGCCCTGGCCCGGGAGCCGGAGCTCCTCCTCCTGGACGAGCCCACCAGCTCCCTGGACCCCCTGACCAAGGGCCGGGTTCTGGGGGAGCTCGTCGAGCTCATCCGCCGGGAAGGGGTGCCCGCCCTGGCGGTGAGCCACGACCCCGACCTGGCCCGCATGGCCGACTGGCTCCTGGTGATGGGGCGGGGGAGGATCCTGCAGGAAGGTCCCCCCGAGGAGGTGCTGGCCGCCCCCAAGGAGGTGGAGGTGGCCCGGCTTCTGGGCTACGAGAACCTCTTCCCCGTCCGCCTGCGGGAGGGAGGGGTGGAGGTGCAGGGGGTGTTCCTCCGCCTCCCCCTGCCCCCCTGGGCCCGACCGGGGGAGGCGGCCTGGCTGGGGGTGCGGGCGGAGGAGGTTTTGGTGGTGCGGGAGGACCGCCCCCTGCCCCGGGAAAACCTCCTGGAGGGGGTGCTAGAGGGCCTGCACCCCGAGGGGCTTGCCTACCGGGGCCGGCTTGCGGGGCCCATACCCCTTAACCTGCTCCTCCCCCGGCACGTGCAAGAAAGGCTCCGCCTCCTGCCGGGGCAGCGGGTGCGGGTGGTCCTCAAGCCCCGCTACCTGCACCTGATGCCGGGCGAGGCGAAGGAGGACCTCGAGGGGAAGCCCAAACTTGTTCCTTAG
- the hisS gene encoding histidine--tRNA ligase: protein MAVRGAKDLFGEELRLHQHIVATARRVLEGAGALELLTPIFEETQVFERGVGASTDIVRKEMFTFQDRGGRSLTLRPEGTAAMVRAYLEHGMKVWPQPVRLWMAGPMFRAERPQKGRYRQFHQVNYEALGSENPLLDAEAIALLYRSLRELGLKRLSLKLSSVGDPEDRARYNAYLRATLSPHREAFSEDSQERLEVNPLRILDSKSEKDQALLKELGVRPMLDFLGEAARAHLRAVERHLERLSIPYELEPSLVRGLDYYVRTAFEVHHPEIGAQSALGGGGRYDGLSELLGGPRVPGVGFAFGVERVALALEAEGFALPEAGGPDLYLVPLAEEAVAEAFYLAEALRPRLRVEYALGPKRPGKGVEEALKRGASFVGLLGEEELRAGEVTLKRLATGEQVRLSRAKALGFLLSALGRESVKL, encoded by the coding sequence ATGGCCGTCCGCGGCGCCAAAGACCTCTTCGGGGAGGAGCTCAGGCTCCACCAGCACATCGTGGCCACCGCCCGCCGGGTCCTGGAGGGGGCGGGGGCTTTGGAGCTCCTCACCCCCATCTTCGAGGAAACCCAGGTCTTCGAAAGGGGGGTGGGGGCTTCCACGGACATCGTCCGCAAGGAGATGTTCACCTTCCAGGACCGGGGGGGGCGCTCCCTCACCCTGCGCCCCGAGGGCACCGCGGCCATGGTGCGGGCCTACCTGGAGCACGGGATGAAGGTCTGGCCCCAGCCGGTGCGGCTTTGGATGGCGGGACCCATGTTCCGCGCCGAGCGCCCCCAGAAGGGGCGCTACCGCCAGTTCCACCAGGTGAACTACGAGGCCCTGGGTTCGGAGAACCCCCTCCTGGACGCAGAGGCCATCGCCCTCCTCTACCGGAGCCTGAGGGAGCTGGGCCTCAAGCGGCTTTCCCTGAAGCTGTCCTCCGTAGGGGACCCTGAGGACCGGGCCCGCTACAACGCCTACCTGCGGGCAACCCTCTCCCCTCACCGGGAGGCGTTCTCCGAGGATTCCCAGGAGCGGCTGGAGGTCAACCCCTTGCGCATCCTGGACTCCAAGAGCGAAAAGGACCAGGCCCTCCTAAAGGAGCTCGGGGTGAGGCCCATGCTGGACTTCCTGGGGGAGGCGGCCCGGGCCCACCTGAGGGCGGTGGAGCGCCACCTGGAGCGGCTTTCCATTCCCTACGAGCTGGAGCCCTCCCTGGTGCGAGGCCTGGACTACTACGTGCGCACCGCCTTCGAGGTACACCACCCGGAGATCGGGGCCCAGTCGGCCCTCGGGGGCGGGGGGCGGTACGACGGGCTTTCCGAGCTCCTGGGGGGGCCTAGGGTGCCGGGGGTGGGCTTCGCCTTCGGGGTGGAGCGGGTAGCCCTGGCCCTGGAGGCCGAGGGCTTCGCCCTCCCCGAGGCGGGGGGCCCCGACCTCTACCTGGTGCCCCTCGCGGAGGAGGCGGTGGCGGAGGCCTTCTACCTGGCGGAGGCCCTGAGGCCCCGGCTCCGGGTGGAGTACGCCCTCGGCCCCAAAAGGCCGGGCAAAGGGGTGGAGGAGGCCCTGAAGCGGGGGGCCTCCTTCGTGGGCCTTTTGGGGGAGGAGGAGCTTAGGGCGGGGGAGGTCACCCTGAAGCGCCTGGCCACGGGGGAGCAGGTGCGCCTTTCCCGGGCCAAAGCCTTGGGCTTCCTCCTCTCCGCCTTGGGGCGGGAATCCGTTAAGCTTTAG